From one Magnolia sinica isolate HGM2019 chromosome 18, MsV1, whole genome shotgun sequence genomic stretch:
- the LOC131233295 gene encoding uncharacterized protein LOC131233295 gives MDAEIRRFKNRVRQQRYRARKREENVRRGACVGQVDHNTCHEENAPSVDSIILDMPIVASHLPKSRRGAEAMSIKTFQGKHEIRKHEGNENCSNGARRSADFGNRNIEKCHEDAESFEAKSQTIPQQDGCTQMSGMNVQGNADFSHGVQHEFPAPKILQSLYKMDDGSSPEARDDIMARRLKNRERQRKYRARKRLEADMRNAHLRNQPASLQIDFQPRGVIRFESRVNHHRRDWKKDARKAHVSKSPEIIPLGLQVTDLDSTSECNAHAKEVPPSEPAVSESATEANRCLHRRRDWKAAARNKVC, from the exons ATGGATGCAGAGATTCGTCGCTTCAAGAATCGAGTTAGACAGCAACGATATAGAGCCCGTAAACGTGAAGAGAATGTTAGAAGAGGTGCGTGTgtcggtcaagtggaccacaatacatgCCATGAGGAAAATGCACCGTCCGTGGACTCGATAATCTTGGACATGCCCATTGTGGCTAGTCACCTTCCCAAATCGAGGCGTGGTGCGGAAGCCATGAGCATAAAAACCTTTCAAGGGAAGCATGAGATTAGAAAACATGAAGGCAACGAAAATTGCAGCAACGGAGCTCGAAGAAGTGCAGATTTTGGAAATAGGAACATTGAAAAATGCCATGAAG ATGCTGAATCTTTCGAAGCTAAAAGCCAAACCATACCGCAACAAGATGGCTGCACTCAGATGTCTGGAATGAATGTTCAAGGAAATGCAGATTTTAGTCATGGTGTCCAACATGAATTCCCTGCACCAAAG ATTTTACAATCCTTGTACAAAATGGATGATGGTTCTAGTCCGGAAGCTCGTGATGACATTATGGCCCGCCGCCTGAAGAACAGAGAGCGGCAACGTAAATATAGAGCTCGGAAGCGCCTTGAAGCAGATATGAGAAATGCACACCTAAGAAATCAACCCGCTTCATTGCAAATCGATTTCCAACCAAGGGGGGTCATTAGATTCGAGTCCCGCGTAAATCACCACCGTCGAGATTGGAAGAAAGATGCACGAAAAGCTCATGTGTCAAAATCGCCAGAAATCATACCGCTCGGACTTCAGGTCACTGATCTAGATTCGACAAGTGAATGCAATGCTCATGCAAAAGAAGTGCCACCTTCAGAGCCTGCAGTGAGTGAGAGTGCAACCGAAGCTAACAGATGTCTGCACCGGCGAAGAGATTGGAAAGCGGCTGCTAGAAATAAGGTGTGTTGA
- the LOC131234013 gene encoding transcription factor MYC2, translating to MTEYRYPTMNLWTDDNASMMEAFMASDLSSFPWAPSSSASTTAPPAPAAASDPSKSLAAAPPSTSSFLNQETLQQRLQTLIEGARESWTYAIFWQSSVDVSGASLLGWGDGYYKGEEDKRKRRSVAPATSAADQEHRKRVLRELNSLISGVATSIDDAVDEEVTDTEWFFLVSMTQSFINGSGLPGQALFASAPAWVAGGDRLASSSCERARQAQVFGLQTVVCIPSANGVVELGSTDLIFQSSDLMNKVRVLFNFNSLAAGGTWPSQADQGESDPSALWLSDPSAIEIKDTVGGSGSTTIPDISKSMQFENPSSSSLTENPSLMQQPHQQQNHQTQSFFTRELNFSEYGFDSSMRSGGGGPSQNCKPESGEILNFGESKRNSNGIVFSHHQQTVTEDKKKRSATSRGSNDEGMLSFASAVLPSSGVVKSSGGGDSDHSDLEASVREAESSRIVDTEKRPRKRGRKPANGREEPLNHVEAERQRREKLNQRFYALRAVVPNVSKMDKASLLGDAISYINELKSKMQSLESDKEELQTQIDTLKKEVASKESRYPGPPSDPDLKISNSAGGKCVGVEIEVKILGWEAMIRIQCNKKNHPAARLMAALKELDLDVHYASVSVVNDLMIQQATIKMASRMYTQEQLSAALFARVAESPNGR from the coding sequence ATGACGGAATACCGCTACCCCACGATGAATCTCTGGACGGATGACAACGCCTCGATGATGGAAGCCTTCATGGCTTCCGATCTCTCCTCCTtcccgtgggccccatcatcatCGGCATCGACGACAGCGCCCCCCGCTCCCGCCGCAGCATCTGATCCATCCAAATCCCTTGCGGCAGCTCCTCCGTCGACCTCCTCCTTCCTCAACCAAGAAACCCTCCAGCAGCGCCTGCAAACCCTAATCGAAGGGGCGCGAGAGAGCTGGACTTACGCTATCTTCTGGCAGTCGTCCGTTGATGTCTCAGGCGCCTCGCTCCTCGGCTGGGGCGACGGATACTACAAGGGGGAGGAGGATAAGCGCAAGCGTCGGTCGGTGGCACCAGCAACGTCTGCCGCTGATCAGGAGCACCGGAAGCGCGTGCTCCGCGAGCTGAATTCTCTGATCTCTGGGGTTGCTACTTCTATTGATGATGCCGTCGATGAGGAGGTCACCGACACCGAGTGGTTCTTCCTTGTCTCGATGACGCAGTCGTTCATCAACGGCAGCGGCCTGCCTGGCCAGGCCTTATTCGCCTCGGCCCCTGCATGGGTTGCGGGCGGGGACCGCCTCGCCAGTTCATCCTGCGAGCGAGCACGGCAAGCACAGGTGTTTGGGTTGCAGACAGTGGTCTGCATACCATCGGCGAATGGGGTTGTCGAGCTGGGGTCGACGGACCTGATCTTCCAGAGCTCGGATCTGATGAATAAAGTTAGGGTTTTGTTCAATTTCAATAGCCTTGCGGCGGGCGGCACCTGGCCATCGCAGGCTGATCAGGGCGAGAGTGATCCATCGGCACTTTGGCTCTCAGATCCTTCCGCGATAGAGATTAAAGACACTGTTGGGGGCAGTGGGTCCACCACTATCCCAGACATTTCGAAGTCGATGCAGTTTGAAAACCCTAGCTCCAGTAGTTTAACCGAAAACCCTAGCTTGATGCAGCAGCCGCATCAGCAGCAGAATCACCAAACACAGAGCTTCTTTACCAGGGAATTGAATTTCTCTGAATACGGATTTGACAGCTCCATGAGGAGCGGTGGTGGCGGCCCCTCACAGAATTGTAAGCCTGAATCTGGTGAGATCTTGAATTTCGGTGAGAGCAAGCGGAATTCAAATGGAATTGTGTTCTCCCATCACCAGCAGACAGTAACAGAAGATAAGAAGAAGAGATCGGCAACATCCAGGGGCAGCAACGATGAGGGCATGCTGTCTTTCGCGTCGGCGGTCTTGCCTTCTTCTGGTGTTGTGAAATCCAGTGGTGGTGGCGATTCCGACCACTCTGATCTTGAAGCATCGGTCCGGGAAGCCGAGAGTAGTCGCATCGTTGACACAGAGAAGCGCCCGCGGAAGCGTGGGCGTAAGCCAGCAAATGGCCGCGAGGAGCCACTAAACCATGTCGAGGCTGAGCGGCAGCGGCGGGAGAAGCTCAACCAGAGGTTCTACGCCCTGCGGGCTGTTGTCCCTAATGTCTCCAAGATGGACAAGGCATCCCTACTCGGGGATGCCATCTCCTACATCAATGAGCTGAAGTCAAAGATGCAGAGCCTTGAATCAGACAAGGAGGAATTGCAGACTCAAATCGATACCCTAAAGAAGGAGGTTGCGAGCAAGGAATCCCGGTACCCTGGGCCACCGTCTGATCCTGATCTCAAGATATCAAATTCAGCAGGTGGCAAGTGCGTGGGCGTTGAGATTGAGGTCAAGATACTGGGGTGGGAGGCGATGATCCGGATCCAGTGCAACAAGAAGAACCATCCAGCTGCAAGGCTAATGGCCGCTCTCAAAGAGCTTGACCTTGATGTGCATTATGCGAGTGTGTCGGTTGTGAATGACCTGATGATCCAACAGGCAACGATCAAGATGGCGAGCCGGATGTACACTCAGGAGCAGCTCAGCGCTGCCTTATTTGCCAGAGTTGCCGAGTCTCCAAACGGTAGATAA